A window of Streptomyces showdoensis genomic DNA:
CCCTGCGGGGGTAGCCGTCCCGCCAGGAGGAGCGCATCAGGGCGACCAGCTCGTCCGCCTTGGACGGCTGGGACCCGGACAGGTCCTTCGTCTCGCCGGGGTCCACGGCCAGGTCGTAGAGCTCGACCTGCCACTGCGCGTCGGGCAGCGTGTGGTCGCGGACGGGGGCGAAGCGGACGGCCTTGTAGTTCTCCTTGCGCAGGCCCTCGGCCAGCCATGTGGCGCGCTGCGTGTCCTGCGCGTTGGCGCGGCTGGTGACGCCGCTCTCGTCGCGGAACCAGTAGAGGTGGTCGTGGCGGGCGGGCGCGGCGCCGCCCGTGAGCAGCGTGGCGACCGACAGGCCGTCGACGTCGGAGGGCGCGGGCGCCCCGGCGAGGTCGGCGAGGGTGGGCAGCAGGTCGGTGAGCGAGGTGGGGCGGTCGCTCGTGCCGGGCCGCACCCGCCCCGGGCCCCAGGCGATGAGCGGGACGCGGACGCCGCCCTCGTAGAGGTTGCGCTTGTAGCCGCGCAGCGGCCCGTTGGCGTCGAACAGGTCGGGGTTGACGCCGCCCTCCTCGTGGGGCCCGTTGTCACTGGTGACCAGCAGGACCGTGTCGCCGTCGAGGCCGAGGGCGCGCAGCCGGTCGACGACGTCGCCGACGAGGGTGTCGAAGAGGGTCACCTGAGCGGCGTGGCCCTTGTTGGCGGCGCTCCAGCCCGTCCCGGCGTACTCGCCGGTGTCGGGTACGTCGCTGGGGGCGTGGGGGACGGTCGGGGTGAGCAGCAGCAGGAAGGGTTCGGCCGCGTGCCGGTCGAGGAAGTCGAGGGCGCGCTGCCGGATCAGGTCGGGCGCGTACACCGCGCGGGCGCCGCCCGCGTTGGCAGGGATCGGCTCCTTGGCGCCGTTGTGCCACAGATACGCGGGGTAGTACTGGTGGGCGTGCCCGTGGTCGATGTAGCCGTAGAACTCCTCGAAGCCCCGGGCGTTGGGGTGGCTGGCCTGACCGGCGGCCTCCGGCCCGAAGCCCCACTTCCCGATGACGCCGGTGCGATAGCCGCGGGCCCGCAGCAGCTGGGCGAACGTGGTGTCGGCGGCGGTCAGCGCCCCCTGCGCGCCCGAGGGGTTGGCGCGCACGGTGGCGTGCCCGGTGTGCAGGCCGGTGAGCAGCGAGCAGCGGGACGGCGCGCAGACGGCCGCCGTGGAGTACGAGTCGGTGAACCGCAGTCCCTCCGCGGCCAGCCGGTCGATCCGGGGCGTGCGGATCAGCCGCTGCCCGTACGCGCCGAGCTCGCCGTAGCCCAGGTCGTCGGCGAGCACCACGACCAGGTTCGGCGGCCGGTCCGGGCCGCCGGCGGCACCTGCCGCCCCAGCGGACCCCGGTCCGGGGGAGTCGGCCGTGGCGGCGGCGGGGGAGAGGGCCGGGGGCAGGCCGCTCAGCCCGGCCGTGGCGGCGGCCGACCCGGCGAGGAAAAGGCGGCGACTGGGCATGCGGCGACTCCTTGGGGGGAAGGCTGGGGCGGGCCTGCCCCGTACGCGGCCCCGGCGGGCCCGCCCGTACGGGGTAGCGCCGATCATGGGACGCGGCCGCCCGTCGATCCATGCACGGGGCATGAAGATCGTGTGTCACCGGACCCCGCCCCGGGGCCGGCCGCGGACGCTCCTGCGGACCCCCTCGGAATCGGCCGACCGGACGACCTCGGCTCCGGATGTCGGGCCCCGGATGTGAACCTCCGCCCCCTTCGGGGTAAAACCATGACCAACACCCCTCTCATTCGAACGGACACGCGCGCGTTGAGCATGCTTCCCGGATCACGTGTCCCAGGCAGAACCTGGACCATCCGACTCACCGGCCACCCGGACCACTCCGCCACGGTCAGCTGCACGACGGAGGGCTGCCGCATGCCCGCGCGGTCGAAGGACGTCGCGGCCCTGCGCGCCTTCGCCGCCGAGCACGCCCGCGCCCACGCCCGCCTCGCCACCCCGAGGCCGAACGCCGCGTGCGCGTGCGGGGCGAGCGCCTGCCGCCACCACACGGCGCGTGCCACCTGCACCGGGACGACGCTGCTCGTCCTGATCCACAACCCGGCCGTCGCCGAGGTCTGGACGCTCGCCGAGATCTGCCAGGCCTGCGCCCCCCTCATCACGCACGCCACGGTCCTCGCGGGCGGGCGGACCGTGGCCGCCCAGTCCGGCCCCGGCCCCCGCGCCGCCGCCGCGGCCCCCGCGGGTCCGCCGCCCGTGGCGGTCGGCTTCTCGTCGCCGGGCGCCGCCGGGGGAGAGGCCCCGACCCCGCCCTCGGGCCGTCGCCGCACCGGACGCGGCAAGCCCCGGGGCAACCGTTCGGGCCGCCGCCCGTTCTGACGGGCGGTCCCGGCCGGGGCACCGGGCGGGACCCGACGACGGCGGGCGGGAACGAGACGGCCCCGGCCCGCCGCGGCAGCCGCCGGCACCCCCTCGCCCGAGTGCCTCACGCCGGTCCGGACGCCGACTCCGGGGCCGGTGCCTCTTCCGGTTCCGGCGCGCCCTTCCGCGCCCGGAACGCCGCCGCCTTGGTGCGGTTCTGGCAGGCGGTCGAGCAGAACTGGCGGGCGGCGTTGCGCGAGGTGTCGACGTAGACGCGGTCGCAGCGGCCTGCGCGGCAGACGCCCAGCCGGCCGACGAGGCTGCCGCCCACCGCCAGCGCGAGCGCGGTGGCGCAGGCGGCGGTGCTGCCCGCGGCGAAGGACTCGTCGCCGCCGTGGAAGTGCAGCTGCCAGGGCCCGTCCCCGCGCCGGTCCAGGTGCGGCCGGGCGCCGCTGTCCAGCAGCAGGCCGTTCACCGTCGCGGCGGCCGCGTCCAGGTCCCCGTCCTGCACGGCCTGGAACACCGCGCGCATGCGCTCCGCCGCCGAGACCAGGTAGTCCGCCTCTGCGGCGTCCATGGTGCGCGGGAGCGAGGACGAGGCGCGCGGCACCGCTGCTTCGACGGCCTCGGCCAGTCCGGCGCCGCTCGGCGCCGGGTAGTCGCGGCCGCGCGCCTCGCCGTCCGTCAACGTGTTCACGAGCGCGACCGCCTGATCCAGCAGCACCGCCACGTGACTGTCGAACATCACTTGACCAGTCACCCCTTCGATGGTCTGATACGTGACTGACGTTACTGGATTCGACGGTTACGTGAGGGGTGCCGGCGATGCCGAGGATCGTGTGGTTGCTGGTGGTCGCGCGGGCGATCAACCGGCTCGGGGCCTTCTCCCTGCCCTTCCTGACCGTCCTGATCAGCGACGACTTCGGCGCGAGCGTGACCACGGCCGGGCTGCTCTCGGCCGCGTTCGGCCTGGCGACGATCCCCTCGCGGCTGGCCGGCGGCCGCCTCGCGGGAATCCTGGGGCGCCGCCGCACCATCGTGCTCGGCCTCACCGGCTGCGCCGTCGCGCAACTGGCCATCGCCGCCGCCGGTTCGCTCGTCCAGGTCGCGATCTTCGCGATCCTCCTCGGACTCGCCTTCGAGCTGTACGAGCCCCCGAGCCAGGCGATGATCGCGGATGCCGTCGGTCCGGCCGAACGGGTCCGCGCGTTCAGCCTCCTCAACGCCGCGCTGGCCGTCGCCGGCACCGGCGCCGGCCTCATCGCGGCGGCCGTGGGCCGCTGGGACCTGCGCTGGCTCTTCGTCGTCGACGCGCTGACCTGCCTCGCCTGCGCCGTGGCACTGCGCCTCGCGCTGCCCGCCGACCACCCGGGCCGCCGCCCGGCCGCAGCCGCCCCGGGGAGCGGCACCGGCGGCGTCGACGCCGCCGCCGAGGGCCGCGGTGGACCGGTGCGCCCCTGGCGGGACCGGGCGCTGTGGGCGATGTTCGGGTGCGGCACCGTCTTCGCACTGGTGGCCATGCAGGTCGTGATGGGGCTGCCGCTGACCCTCGCCCGCCGCGGGCTCGAACCCGCCGACGCGGGGCTGCTGTTCACCGCCTCGGCCGTCACCGTCGTCGCGGCCCAGCCCGCCCTGCGGCTGCGCCGGATCGCCGCGCTGTCCGACCCGGCGGCCCTGGCCCTCGGCTATGCGCTGATGGCTCTCGGCCTGGCCGGATACGCCCTTGCGTCGTCGCTGCCGGCCTTCCTCGTCGGTACGGGGCTGTGGAGCCTGGGCGAGGTGTTCGTCCTGGGCCGGGTGTTCGGCGTCGTGGCGGCACTGGCCCCGCCCCACGGCTCGGACCGCTACCTCGCCGCGTACGGCATCAGCTGGGGCGTCGCGACGACCGCCGCCCCGATCACCGCCACCCAGCTCCTCGACCGCTTCGGCGCGACGACCCTCTGGGCCTGCACCGCGGCCCTCTGCCTCGCCCTCGCCGCCGCGCAACCGCTGCTGGTCGCCCCCCTGCTCGGCCGGCACCGCCCGCCCGGCCCGCTCCCGGAGGCCGCGCCCGGCGCGCCCCGGCTCAGGGGCGCGCGGGCGGACTGAGGGCGGGGGCGCGTGGTCCCCGGGTCAGGAACCCGGCGTCATGTCGTACGTGACCCACATCGTCCGCGTCGCCACCTGGTCGTACTTCGCGCGGGCGCGGTGGTTGTCGTCGGCGGTGATCCAGCGCACGACGCTCCAGCCGCGCTCGGCGGCGAGCTCGCGCAGGGCCGCGAGCAGCGCGTCGGCGGCACCGGACCCGCGGCTCTCCGGGGCGACGAACAGGTCGTCCAGGAAGCAGCCCGTCGTGGCCGAGAGCGGCCGAGCGAAGGGCCGGTAGTGCGCGAGCCCGACGAGCCGCCCGTCGAAGTCCTCGGCGACCAGGGCGTTCACCTCGTGCCCGGCGTCGCCGATCCACGACCAGACCCGCTCGGCGGCCTCCTCGGTCTGCTCGACCCGGTAGAACTCGGCGTAGCCGCGGTACAGGGCACGCCACTGCGCGAAGTCCTCGGGGGTGACGGCACGGACCTTGATGTCGGCTGACATGGACTCACACACTTTCTCGCTCTTGCCGGGGAAGCGGGTGCCGCGGGCACCGCACGGAATCGATCATGCGGGCCGGGCGGCGGCACCACGCCTGACATCGCGTCCAAAAGCTGCGCCCGCCGCGCACCGGGATGGACAGTTACCGGCCGGAACCGCTCGCCGCGATCTCGTCGAGGACGGCCCTGAGGAGCAGGGGGAAACGGGCGTCGAGCTCCGCGCGGCGCAGTGTGACCAGACGGGTCTTCCCGCTGACGCGCACGGTGATGGCGCCGGCCTCGCGCAGGATGCGCCAGTGGTTGGACAGGGTCGAGCGCGGGACGGTGAGCCCCTCGGGACTGCAGGTGGTCTCGCCTTCCGCGGCGAGGCGCCGGACGAGTTCGAGCCGTACCGGATCGCCGAGGGCGTGCATCACGGTGGCCAGATCGAAGTCCTCCGGCTGGGGCTGGGGCAGGGCGCGCACGGTTCCTCTTCCGCTGGTGATGTGCCTAGTATGGCGCCCGGTTCGACAGTTCGGGAAAGTCGAATTGATCTTGAGGAACCGCTCGATCTCGGGGGTTGTCATGAAGGCACTGAACACACTGGCCCGCCTGTACGTCGACGACGTCGACCGCGCCCTGCCCGCCCTGCGCGCGCTGACCGGCGAGGAGGTCGGGCTGAGGTTCCCGTACGCCGGGGTCGAGGTGGCCGCCATCGGCGGGTTCCTGCTGGTCGCGGGGACGGACGAGGCCCTCGCCCCGTTCCGTGCCGTCCAGAGCACGGTGCTGGTCGACGATCTCGACGGGCTGGCGGAACTCCTCGCGACCCACGGCGGGGAGATCGTCTCCGGCCCCAACCAGGTGCCCACCGGCCGCAACGCGATGGTCCGGCACCCCGGGGGCGTCGTCCTGGAGTACGTCCAGCACTCCGCGTAGCAGCGACCGGACGGCCGCCCGGCAGCGACCGGACGGCCGCCCGGCACGCCCCTCCTCTCCTGCTCCTCCCCGCCTTCCCCGGCCTCCTCGCCCCGCCTGCTCCTACCCCTCCCGCTCCTCGACCGTGATCGCCTGGACCGGGCACGCGCGGGCGGCCTCGCGGACCAGCGGCCCCTGGGCTCCGTCCTCGCGGCCCGGGACGACCGTGCCGAAGCCGTCGTCGTCCTGGGTGAAGAAGTCCGGTGAGGTCAGGGCGCACTGTCCGGCGCCGATGCAGAGGTCCCCGTCGATCGAGATGCGCA
This region includes:
- a CDS encoding sulfatase-like hydrolase/transferase — protein: MPSRRLFLAGSAAATAGLSGLPPALSPAAATADSPGPGSAGAAGAAGGPDRPPNLVVVLADDLGYGELGAYGQRLIRTPRIDRLAAEGLRFTDSYSTAAVCAPSRCSLLTGLHTGHATVRANPSGAQGALTAADTTFAQLLRARGYRTGVIGKWGFGPEAAGQASHPNARGFEEFYGYIDHGHAHQYYPAYLWHNGAKEPIPANAGGARAVYAPDLIRQRALDFLDRHAAEPFLLLLTPTVPHAPSDVPDTGEYAGTGWSAANKGHAAQVTLFDTLVGDVVDRLRALGLDGDTVLLVTSDNGPHEEGGVNPDLFDANGPLRGYKRNLYEGGVRVPLIAWGPGRVRPGTSDRPTSLTDLLPTLADLAGAPAPSDVDGLSVATLLTGGAAPARHDHLYWFRDESGVTSRANAQDTQRATWLAEGLRKENYKAVRFAPVRDHTLPDAQWQVELYDLAVDPGETKDLSGSQPSKADELVALMRSSWRDGYPRRAFGTTLALPGMAVPGRPFAVSATLANGSARPWSTAALTLRAPVGWTVTPTSATTAAQLAAGARLTAAWQVTPPAGTAPATAWTLTAEGDALAPGGPVRYAADGTVPTPPPPPTADAYLSDLPWISAVNGWGPVERDSSNGRNAAGDGTPIAFGGTPYAKGLGTHAYSELAYHLGGAGDRFTALVGIDDFSARQSTLGATRAKVYGDDRLLLTTPTLTAATGPVPVDVDVRGVRVLRLVVEDADNRTSFDHTSWALARVTVV
- a CDS encoding CGNR zinc finger domain-containing protein, with protein sequence MTGQVMFDSHVAVLLDQAVALVNTLTDGEARGRDYPAPSGAGLAEAVEAAVPRASSSLPRTMDAAEADYLVSAAERMRAVFQAVQDGDLDAAAATVNGLLLDSGARPHLDRRGDGPWQLHFHGGDESFAAGSTAACATALALAVGGSLVGRLGVCRAGRCDRVYVDTSRNAARQFCSTACQNRTKAAAFRARKGAPEPEEAPAPESASGPA
- a CDS encoding MFS transporter; its protein translation is MPRIVWLLVVARAINRLGAFSLPFLTVLISDDFGASVTTAGLLSAAFGLATIPSRLAGGRLAGILGRRRTIVLGLTGCAVAQLAIAAAGSLVQVAIFAILLGLAFELYEPPSQAMIADAVGPAERVRAFSLLNAALAVAGTGAGLIAAAVGRWDLRWLFVVDALTCLACAVALRLALPADHPGRRPAAAAPGSGTGGVDAAAEGRGGPVRPWRDRALWAMFGCGTVFALVAMQVVMGLPLTLARRGLEPADAGLLFTASAVTVVAAQPALRLRRIAALSDPAALALGYALMALGLAGYALASSLPAFLVGTGLWSLGEVFVLGRVFGVVAALAPPHGSDRYLAAYGISWGVATTAAPITATQLLDRFGATTLWACTAALCLALAAAQPLLVAPLLGRHRPPGPLPEAAPGAPRLRGARAD
- a CDS encoding GNAT family N-acetyltransferase, coding for MSADIKVRAVTPEDFAQWRALYRGYAEFYRVEQTEEAAERVWSWIGDAGHEVNALVAEDFDGRLVGLAHYRPFARPLSATTGCFLDDLFVAPESRGSGAADALLAALRELAAERGWSVVRWITADDNHRARAKYDQVATRTMWVTYDMTPGS
- a CDS encoding ArsR/SmtB family transcription factor, whose amino-acid sequence is MRALPQPQPEDFDLATVMHALGDPVRLELVRRLAAEGETTCSPEGLTVPRSTLSNHWRILREAGAITVRVSGKTRLVTLRRAELDARFPLLLRAVLDEIAASGSGR
- a CDS encoding VOC family protein — protein: MKALNTLARLYVDDVDRALPALRALTGEEVGLRFPYAGVEVAAIGGFLLVAGTDEALAPFRAVQSTVLVDDLDGLAELLATHGGEIVSGPNQVPTGRNAMVRHPGGVVLEYVQHSA
- a CDS encoding ferredoxin; the protein is MRISIDGDLCIGAGQCALTSPDFFTQDDDGFGTVVPGREDGAQGPLVREAARACPVQAITVEEREG